The proteins below are encoded in one region of Candidatus Poribacteria bacterium:
- a CDS encoding type II toxin-antitoxin system HicB family antitoxin, with amino-acid sequence MSKKDVFDGFNVNIFLDEDGDYLAHFVEMPNVSAFSDTPEGALRELAMAWKGVKESYQKHRESIPIAPARGEDETPFKVAIDAQLYHALTHEAEKSGMSLYAFVAQKLKSTISVVQERVEG; translated from the coding sequence ATGAGTAAAAAAGATGTATTTGATGGATTTAACGTGAACATATTTCTTGACGAGGATGGTGATTACTTAGCCCATTTCGTTGAAATGCCCAATGTGTCGGCGTTTTCAGATACACCGGAGGGAGCATTGAGAGAACTCGCAATGGCTTGGAAAGGGGTCAAAGAGAGTTATCAAAAACATCGTGAATCCATTCCGATAGCACCTGCTCGAGGAGAGGATGAGACACCGTTCAAAGTCGCCATTGATGCGCAACTTTATCATGCCCTGACGCACGAAGCCGAAAAATCAGGGATGAGCCTTTACGCGTTCGTGGCACAGAAGTTGAAGTCAACAATTTCCGTTGTTCAAGAACGGGTGGAAGGATAA
- a CDS encoding type II toxin-antitoxin system HicA family toxin, with translation MRRRDRLLAKARNSPNGLSFREFESLLARCGWIFDHQTGSHRIWYSPYRYRLPVQSKRGQAKGYQVKEFLMQYDQETQNE, from the coding sequence ATGAGACGAAGGGACAGACTGTTAGCAAAAGCAAGAAATAGCCCGAACGGTTTGAGTTTTCGTGAGTTTGAATCCTTACTTGCCCGTTGTGGATGGATCTTTGACCATCAGACAGGAAGTCACCGCATCTGGTACTCGCCTTATCGATATCGTTTACCAGTTCAGTCTAAGAGAGGACAAGCGAAAGGATATCAGGTGAAAGAATTTCTCATGCAATATGATCAGGAGACGCAAAATGAGTAA
- the gatA gene encoding Asp-tRNA(Asn)/Glu-tRNA(Gln) amidotransferase subunit GatA yields the protein MLYELTAHVLHEKLKAREITAVELTESVYARIAEVEPHVKGYLTLTKELALEQASRADTGFQNGDDMPALAGIPIAIKDVICTQGVRTTCASKILETFVPPYDATVMTKLHEQGIVMLGKTNMDEFAMGSSTENSAYQITHNPWDLDTIPGGSSGGSAAVVSADTAICSLGSDTGGSIRQPAALCGVVGMKPTYGRVSRYGLVAFASSLDQIGPFTKDVTDCALLLNAICGSDAMDATSVDVHVPDFTQSLINDVNGLKIGIPKEYFTEALDAEIADRVHTAIAVLESVGATVEEISLPHTEYAIATYYIIAPAEASANLARYDGVRYGYRNESPEDLIDMYKRTRSEAFGEEVKRRIMIGTFALSAGYQDAYYRKAQKARTLIKSDFDAAFEKVDVIATPTSPTPAFKIGERTADPLQMYLSDVMTTPASHSGLPGISLPCGFVENGLPVGLQLLGAPFAEEKVLRVAYTFEQNTDHHRQKPPIVTDGVVS from the coding sequence ATGCTTTATGAATTGACGGCACACGTCCTACATGAGAAACTCAAAGCGCGTGAGATCACTGCCGTAGAACTCACCGAATCTGTTTATGCACGTATCGCTGAGGTGGAGCCTCACGTCAAGGGATACTTGACACTCACAAAGGAGCTTGCCTTAGAGCAAGCGAGTCGTGCCGATACAGGATTTCAGAACGGTGACGATATGCCTGCCCTCGCTGGCATCCCGATTGCGATTAAAGATGTGATATGCACGCAGGGCGTCCGCACGACCTGTGCCTCTAAGATCCTTGAAACCTTCGTGCCACCCTACGACGCGACCGTCATGACGAAACTCCATGAACAAGGCATCGTGATGCTCGGTAAGACGAACATGGATGAATTTGCCATGGGGTCCTCTACTGAAAACTCGGCATATCAGATTACGCACAATCCGTGGGATTTGGATACCATTCCCGGTGGTTCCAGTGGGGGCTCTGCTGCGGTTGTGTCTGCGGATACTGCTATCTGTTCGCTGGGTTCGGATACGGGAGGATCGATCCGCCAACCCGCCGCGCTCTGTGGTGTTGTTGGAATGAAGCCAACGTATGGACGGGTCTCGCGTTACGGTTTAGTCGCATTCGCCTCCTCGCTCGATCAGATCGGTCCGTTTACCAAAGATGTCACCGATTGTGCCTTGCTACTCAACGCCATCTGTGGGAGTGATGCGATGGATGCCACCTCCGTTGATGTCCATGTGCCGGATTTCACACAGAGTCTCATTAACGACGTGAACGGTTTGAAAATCGGGATCCCGAAGGAGTATTTCACGGAGGCGTTAGACGCAGAAATTGCCGATCGCGTGCACACTGCCATCGCTGTGCTTGAATCCGTCGGTGCCACGGTTGAGGAAATTTCTTTGCCACATACCGAATATGCCATTGCGACGTATTACATCATCGCCCCCGCTGAGGCGAGTGCCAATCTCGCAAGATACGACGGGGTCCGCTACGGTTACCGGAACGAAAGTCCGGAAGATCTGATTGATATGTATAAAAGGACAAGGAGTGAAGCGTTCGGTGAGGAGGTAAAGCGCCGAATTATGATCGGTACCTTCGCGCTGAGTGCTGGCTACCAGGACGCATATTATCGGAAGGCACAAAAAGCACGGACGCTCATCAAATCTGATTTTGACGCAGCGTTTGAGAAAGTTGACGTTATTGCAACACCTACTTCGCCTACACCGGCATTCAAAATAGGCGAACGGACTGCGGATCCGTTGCAAATGTATCTTTCCGATGTGATGACGACACCTGCAAGTCATTCGGGGTTGCCCGGTATATCTCTTCCCTGCGGTTTTGTGGAAAATGGGTTACCCGTTGGGTTGCAATTGCTCGGCGCACCTTTTGCAGAGGAAAAAGTCCTACGGGTTGCTTACACCTTTGAGCAGAATACGGATCACCATCGACAGAAACCACCAATTGTGACCGATGGAGTTGTTTCATAA
- the uvrA gene encoding excinuclease ABC subunit UvrA yields the protein MRQTVAVKGARENNLQNIEVEIPRDKLVVVTGISGSGKSSLAFDTVYAEGQRRFLESMSTYAKRFITQLKKPDVDFIDGLSPVVSIEQKTITMNPRSTVGTMTDLQDYLRMLFATIGIAHCPYCGAEIPIRSHHQILERMLSMPEGTEVEIHAPVFKIYGEDYDYLFDDIRTKGCRHVRIDGIEHDISEEIELDPDQEYDIQVIVDKFFVKKDIDKQVLASLEHAMLVGEGFMRFDGQLPEGDETDATALLEGFGCPKHGVLMAELGPHHFTFNEPTGACVTCSGLGTYLQVHPDLLVPDKSRSIADGAFVHQAFNYDPDRWDGRTMYSLAGHYGFDLNVPFADLPEKVVDILYHGTHGEEFPILQPEGARPVERRHLGRKIRFDGIITRIDRHYRRYRKQGEAHSGMEEYLRKVMVERTCPDCHGAKLKRQRLLVTIEGKTIHEVGELHFEELRDFLLTITDIPEKQREAGSRVIKELVVRINLLLGIGLDYLNLNRRSATLSGGESQRIRLSTQIGSGLMGMLYVLDEPSIGLHPKDNAKMIETLRKLRDIGNTVIVVEHDESTIRAADHIIELGPGPGIHGGQIVVQGELETIVDCPESLTGLYMSGQREIRLPEKRRNLNGTFLSITGASENNLRNIDVDIPIGVLICITGASGSGKSTLVNEILYKRLHSLYHDSRTLYGAHEELEGHQHLSDVINIDQSPIGRSPRSNPATYIGFYDNIRKLFASTPLSLERGYTASRFSFNVKGGRCEECHGEGTITTKLHFMPDVEVVCPTCKGARYNEDTLDVTYNGKNISEILNMSIEEGVTFFADQRLIHHKLNVLYQLGMGYLQIGHPATILSGGEAQRIKLASELGKIKRGKHNLYILDEPTTGLHIADVQKLLDSLNRLVDSGHTVLVIEHHLDVIKTADYVIDLGPEGGHKGGKVLAHGTPEDIAKVKASYTGQFLKEYLI from the coding sequence ATGAGACAGACTGTTGCCGTTAAAGGTGCCCGAGAAAATAATCTACAAAACATCGAAGTTGAGATCCCGCGAGACAAACTCGTCGTTGTCACAGGGATTAGCGGTTCCGGTAAATCCTCGTTGGCGTTTGATACCGTCTATGCCGAGGGACAACGTCGATTCTTGGAGTCGATGTCCACTTACGCCAAGCGCTTTATCACACAACTCAAAAAACCTGATGTCGATTTCATTGATGGGTTGTCCCCAGTCGTTTCTATTGAACAGAAAACGATCACGATGAATCCGCGCTCTACCGTCGGCACGATGACCGATTTGCAAGACTACCTCCGTATGCTCTTCGCAACTATCGGGATCGCGCACTGTCCGTATTGTGGGGCAGAAATCCCGATCCGTTCGCATCATCAGATCTTAGAACGTATGCTCTCAATGCCAGAAGGCACTGAAGTTGAAATTCACGCCCCAGTCTTCAAAATCTACGGCGAAGATTATGACTATCTCTTCGACGACATCCGGACGAAAGGGTGCAGACACGTCAGAATTGACGGCATTGAACACGACATCAGCGAAGAAATTGAACTCGATCCAGATCAGGAATATGACATCCAAGTTATCGTTGACAAATTCTTTGTCAAAAAAGATATTGACAAACAGGTGCTTGCCTCCCTTGAACACGCCATGCTTGTCGGCGAAGGATTCATGCGTTTTGATGGGCAGTTGCCAGAGGGTGACGAAACTGATGCAACAGCGTTATTAGAGGGTTTCGGATGCCCGAAGCACGGTGTCCTTATGGCTGAGTTGGGACCCCATCACTTTACCTTTAATGAACCCACGGGGGCGTGTGTAACCTGTTCGGGACTCGGCACCTATTTACAGGTGCATCCGGACCTACTCGTTCCTGACAAAAGTCGGAGTATCGCCGACGGCGCCTTCGTCCACCAAGCGTTTAACTACGATCCCGATAGGTGGGATGGGAGAACGATGTACAGTCTCGCTGGACACTACGGGTTCGACCTGAACGTTCCTTTTGCAGACCTTCCAGAAAAGGTGGTTGATATCCTCTATCACGGCACACACGGCGAAGAATTTCCGATCCTGCAACCGGAAGGCGCACGACCTGTTGAAAGACGCCATCTCGGTCGGAAAATCCGTTTTGATGGGATCATTACGCGGATTGATAGGCACTATCGACGTTACCGAAAACAAGGCGAGGCGCACTCGGGTATGGAGGAGTATCTCCGAAAAGTAATGGTAGAACGCACCTGTCCTGATTGCCATGGCGCGAAACTCAAACGACAGCGGCTTCTCGTTACGATTGAGGGGAAAACAATTCACGAGGTCGGTGAGTTGCACTTTGAAGAATTACGGGATTTCTTGCTAACTATCACGGATATTCCCGAAAAGCAGCGAGAGGCAGGCAGCCGCGTTATTAAAGAACTCGTCGTTCGGATTAATCTCTTGCTCGGCATCGGTCTCGATTACCTAAATCTCAATCGCCGTTCTGCGACGCTCTCTGGCGGTGAATCGCAGCGTATCCGTCTCTCCACACAGATCGGATCCGGATTGATGGGCATGCTCTATGTCCTCGACGAACCGAGTATCGGCTTACACCCAAAAGACAATGCCAAGATGATAGAGACCCTCCGAAAGTTGCGGGACATTGGCAACACCGTTATCGTTGTTGAACACGATGAAAGCACGATTCGCGCCGCTGATCATATTATTGAACTCGGACCCGGACCGGGTATCCACGGTGGACAGATCGTTGTCCAAGGTGAACTCGAAACCATTGTTGATTGCCCTGAATCTCTGACGGGTCTTTATATGAGTGGCCAACGAGAGATTCGGCTCCCCGAAAAACGTCGTAACTTGAATGGGACATTCTTGAGCATCACGGGTGCCAGTGAAAACAATCTTAGGAACATTGACGTTGATATTCCGATCGGTGTACTTATCTGCATCACGGGGGCTTCTGGTTCAGGCAAAAGCACACTCGTTAACGAAATTCTCTACAAGCGGCTTCATTCCCTTTACCATGACAGTCGCACACTCTATGGCGCACATGAAGAATTGGAGGGACACCAGCATCTGAGTGATGTTATCAACATCGATCAGTCCCCCATTGGACGTTCACCGCGCTCAAATCCTGCTACCTATATCGGATTTTACGATAATATTCGCAAACTTTTCGCCAGTACTCCACTCTCGCTTGAGAGGGGCTATACTGCATCCCGATTCAGTTTCAACGTCAAAGGTGGACGCTGTGAGGAGTGCCACGGCGAAGGCACAATTACTACCAAACTCCACTTTATGCCGGATGTTGAAGTCGTTTGTCCAACCTGTAAAGGGGCGCGCTATAATGAGGATACGCTTGATGTTACTTACAACGGAAAGAATATCTCTGAGATCCTCAATATGTCAATTGAGGAAGGCGTTACGTTTTTCGCTGATCAGCGGTTAATTCATCATAAATTGAATGTTCTTTACCAACTCGGTATGGGGTATCTTCAGATTGGTCACCCTGCTACGATCCTCTCTGGTGGAGAAGCACAACGGATAAAGTTGGCAAGCGAACTCGGCAAAATCAAGCGAGGCAAGCATAATCTGTATATTTTAGATGAACCCACCACAGGACTCCACATCGCAGACGTGCAGAAACTCTTAGACAGTCTCAATCGTCTCGTTGATAGTGGGCATACCGTGCTGGTGATTGAGCATCACCTTGATGTTATCAAAACCGCTGATTATGTCATCGATCTCGGCCCGGAGGGCGGGCATAAAGGTGGGAAAGTCTTGGCACACGGCACACCTGAAGATATTGCGAAAGTTAAAGCCTCCTATACTGGACAGTTCTTGAAGGAATACCTCATCTGA
- a CDS encoding S41 family peptidase, which produces MKFLTVGFGNSRISPGTCFRILLSVFLICAFLPFGWSSEETSDDILVENLALFSEILAYIKQAHLETPDSKELIEGAINGMLRKLDPYSQFIPDIAEFRTQNRGKYGGLGMLIGIREDMLTVVTPFKGSPASLAGLQSGDVISHIEGESTAVMTLNEAVDQLRGEPGTPVSITVVRQNDNRPVEVTVTREVIRIPSVEQDIIGDNIGYIKINQFLDTTANDVDNAFVDFKAQDVRGVILDLRLNPGGLLTSAVDIASDFLTPGQLVVYSKGIETREDFKAKGIKREYFPLIVLVDGGSASASEIVAGAIKDHGRGLVMGNKTFGKASVQRVFPLSNSKAAVKLTVASYFTPNGVNIDKVGIIPDVESAWFSRSERQMQLKLRDHEKLKTFMEENGDDVLAQLAAASHASRDDRQAAKLLRSYQRLSDALTEEQIILSDIGIKYALAQITENSRDELEHDPQIVAAIEQLKVLELFAKEN; this is translated from the coding sequence GTGAAATTTTTAACGGTCGGTTTCGGGAACTCGCGAATTTCGCCCGGAACCTGTTTTCGAATCTTGTTATCAGTGTTTCTTATCTGCGCGTTTCTACCGTTCGGTTGGAGTTCAGAAGAAACCTCCGATGATATATTGGTAGAGAATCTTGCGCTTTTCTCAGAGATCCTTGCTTATATTAAACAGGCACATCTCGAAACACCGGATTCCAAAGAACTGATAGAGGGTGCCATCAATGGCATGCTTCGCAAATTGGACCCATACAGCCAATTCATTCCGGACATCGCTGAGTTCCGAACGCAGAACCGCGGCAAATACGGCGGTCTTGGGATGCTTATCGGAATTCGGGAAGATATGCTGACTGTGGTTACACCCTTTAAGGGGAGTCCTGCTTCATTGGCAGGTTTGCAAAGCGGAGATGTTATTAGCCATATTGAAGGTGAATCGACCGCTGTTATGACCTTGAACGAGGCAGTTGACCAGCTGCGGGGTGAACCGGGAACCCCTGTCTCCATTACGGTCGTGCGTCAGAACGATAATCGTCCTGTTGAGGTTACTGTCACGCGTGAAGTCATTCGGATTCCGAGCGTTGAACAGGATATCATCGGAGATAATATTGGCTATATCAAAATCAATCAATTTCTTGATACGACAGCGAACGACGTAGATAACGCCTTTGTGGACTTCAAGGCACAGGATGTCCGTGGTGTCATTCTTGACCTCCGCTTAAATCCTGGCGGACTCCTCACTTCAGCCGTTGATATCGCGAGCGACTTCCTCACCCCCGGTCAACTTGTTGTTTACAGTAAAGGCATTGAGACGCGCGAGGACTTCAAGGCGAAAGGGATAAAAAGGGAGTACTTTCCGCTGATTGTACTCGTTGATGGTGGGAGCGCGAGTGCTTCTGAGATCGTCGCTGGCGCCATCAAAGACCACGGGCGAGGACTTGTCATGGGCAATAAGACCTTCGGGAAAGCATCCGTTCAACGTGTGTTTCCGCTGAGCAATTCAAAAGCTGCTGTGAAATTAACCGTCGCGAGTTACTTTACACCGAACGGGGTCAATATTGACAAGGTCGGTATTATCCCTGATGTTGAGTCCGCATGGTTTAGCCGTTCTGAACGCCAGATGCAGTTGAAACTCCGAGATCATGAGAAACTTAAAACTTTTATGGAAGAGAATGGGGATGATGTGTTAGCACAACTCGCAGCCGCTTCTCACGCCTCTCGTGATGACCGGCAGGCGGCAAAACTGCTGCGCAGTTATCAACGCTTGAGCGACGCACTCACCGAAGAACAGATTATCCTCAGCGATATCGGCATTAAATACGCACTTGCCCAGATTACAGAAAATTCTCGTGACGAACTGGAGCATGATCCGCAAATCGTTGCCGCTATAGAACAATTGAAAGTACTTGAACTCTTCGCGAAGGAGAACTAA
- the pcrA gene encoding DNA helicase PcrA, which yields MTDNLLSSLNEVQREAVQHTEGPLLILSGAGSGKTRVITHRIAYLLEHHDVSPYRILAVTFTNKAAKEMKDRLDVLVKGSVSRDLWVATFHATCARILRRDIEKLGKNAETESVSRSRDHAYTRDFTIFDTGEQATLVKDVLRQLNYSDKQYNPRAILSHISRVKNESISPEAYRHIADGYFERIVSEVYVLYQDALRLNNSLDFDDLLLFTVRLLNENSEVCQFYQNKFEYILVDEYQDTNRCQYELVNLLTGTKQNICVVGDDDQSIYAFRGADIRNILDFEKDYPNTRVLRLEQNYRSTQNILDAAWGVVHNNKARKAKRLWTDNDMGEPITCYEAMDENDEAGYVGTQIEDWHAEGVDYKDFAVFYRTNAQSRIFEEAFRAADIPYQIVGGVGFYDRMEIKDLLAYLRVVCNPNDSVSVRRIINVPSRGIGATTLDRLMNFAARQGISLFAAIQRVDEITAINRGLQTKVQRFAKIFDDFDAAMLPADALDHVLKVTGYLKNLKAQRTIEAQNRVENIEELINAVIEYEQSTPEPTLSDYLENVALTADIDAMETDTTDMVTLMTLHSAKGLEFPFVFIVGMEEGYLPHKRSIDEAMEAAIEEERRLCYVGITRAMEQLYLSHASERRMFRETLYPSPSRFISEIPEHLVKHVDRYRSPFRQSGSLDEVVSEDVVDYQVDQIVLHPQFGRGKITKISRSGHGVYVTVRFSRGGTTRRLDPSLTPLTISDY from the coding sequence TTGACCGATAACCTATTAAGTTCCTTAAATGAAGTCCAGCGCGAAGCCGTCCAACATACCGAAGGACCACTCCTCATCTTATCCGGTGCAGGCAGCGGAAAAACGCGCGTCATCACACACCGCATCGCCTATCTACTCGAACACCACGACGTCTCTCCCTACCGTATTCTCGCTGTAACTTTTACGAACAAGGCAGCAAAAGAGATGAAAGATCGGCTGGATGTACTCGTGAAAGGCAGTGTTAGCCGCGACCTCTGGGTAGCAACCTTCCACGCCACCTGTGCGCGTATACTCCGTCGAGATATTGAGAAATTGGGCAAGAATGCGGAAACTGAAAGCGTGTCTCGATCCAGAGACCACGCCTATACCCGCGACTTTACCATCTTCGATACGGGAGAGCAAGCTACACTCGTCAAAGATGTACTCCGACAGCTGAATTATAGTGACAAGCAGTACAACCCGCGCGCGATCCTCAGCCATATCAGTCGTGTGAAAAATGAGTCTATATCACCGGAGGCGTACCGGCATATCGCAGATGGCTATTTCGAGCGAATCGTTTCGGAGGTCTATGTGCTCTATCAAGATGCACTGCGTTTGAACAACTCGCTTGATTTCGATGACCTGTTACTTTTCACGGTGAGACTCCTGAATGAAAATTCCGAAGTCTGTCAATTTTATCAGAACAAATTTGAGTATATACTCGTTGATGAGTATCAGGATACGAATCGATGTCAGTATGAGCTGGTAAACTTATTGACTGGCACGAAACAGAATATCTGTGTCGTCGGAGACGATGACCAATCTATCTACGCTTTCCGTGGTGCGGACATCCGGAATATCCTCGATTTTGAGAAGGATTATCCGAACACACGCGTCCTCCGTTTGGAGCAAAACTATCGTTCCACGCAAAATATTTTGGATGCCGCATGGGGTGTTGTCCACAACAATAAAGCGCGAAAAGCAAAGAGGCTCTGGACAGATAACGACATGGGCGAACCCATTACCTGCTACGAAGCGATGGACGAAAACGACGAGGCGGGTTACGTCGGCACGCAGATTGAGGATTGGCACGCTGAAGGTGTGGATTACAAAGATTTTGCTGTCTTTTACCGAACCAATGCCCAGTCCAGAATCTTTGAGGAGGCGTTCCGCGCGGCAGACATTCCGTATCAGATTGTCGGAGGAGTCGGTTTCTATGATCGAATGGAGATCAAAGACCTCCTTGCCTACCTCCGTGTGGTCTGCAATCCCAACGACTCTGTGAGTGTTCGACGTATCATCAACGTGCCGAGTCGGGGCATCGGGGCGACAACGCTTGACCGGCTCATGAATTTTGCGGCACGCCAAGGAATCTCTCTCTTTGCAGCTATCCAGCGCGTCGACGAAATCACCGCGATTAACCGCGGCCTTCAGACGAAAGTGCAACGCTTCGCCAAAATTTTTGACGATTTCGATGCTGCTATGCTACCCGCTGATGCCCTCGATCATGTGCTGAAAGTAACAGGCTACCTTAAAAATTTAAAGGCGCAGCGGACAATTGAAGCGCAGAACCGCGTTGAAAACATTGAGGAATTGATTAACGCCGTTATCGAATATGAACAGAGCACGCCTGAACCGACCCTTTCAGATTACTTGGAGAACGTAGCACTCACGGCGGATATAGATGCTATGGAGACCGACACCACCGATATGGTGACGTTGATGACCCTGCACAGTGCGAAAGGTTTGGAGTTTCCGTTTGTTTTCATCGTCGGGATGGAAGAGGGGTATCTCCCGCATAAACGCTCTATTGATGAGGCAATGGAAGCCGCAATAGAAGAGGAACGTCGACTTTGTTATGTTGGAATCACACGGGCAATGGAGCAGCTTTATCTCTCGCATGCAAGTGAACGCAGAATGTTTCGAGAGACATTGTATCCCAGCCCATCTCGTTTTATCTCTGAAATTCCAGAACATCTCGTCAAGCATGTGGATCGATACCGATCTCCTTTCCGCCAATCAGGAAGTCTGGATGAGGTCGTTTCTGAAGATGTGGTGGATTATCAGGTTGACCAGATTGTTCTCCATCCGCAATTCGGAAGGGGAAAGATAACAAAAATCAGTAGATCGGGGCATGGCGTTTATGTCACCGTTCGGTTTAGTCGTGGGGGTACAACAAGACGACTTGACCCATCACTTACACCCTTGACAATATCTGACTATTAG
- a CDS encoding ABC transporter permease subunit, which translates to MWHIVKRELCDNLNSLRFALTTVFLIGLMLTNAIVHLREHPGRVQKYREGVAAYQNRLNPYAEESLYRLAQKGPGDLYKKPSSLRFCAEGGEIFLADHTSISHRWSTSTLESFWILTYPSVTPNVNNVRPEVTKVDWGFIIGYVLSLIALLFTFDAISGERERGTLRLTLANPISRHTLLIGKFLGALISVSIPFTFSVLANLLVISTSSDVYLDADTWGRLGIIFFIALVYTCLFLALGLLVSARVQRSAVSLVILLLTWVTLVVFMPNTLVSIAGGSASPKSTHGLSERSWQLYREILAEYRARRRDMSENSTQEIQLGSEIVIKEAEQQEQLREEHLKQRISQMNRARAITLLSPVTIFQHLLESFAGTGFERHLQFLENVQFYARQFREFIIDTDRTDPESLHIFGVREGMSQKSVPIEAVPKFEDTLSLSRDFNSAAVDLLLLTLFVIVLLSGAFLAFVRVEV; encoded by the coding sequence ATGTGGCATATTGTGAAACGTGAGCTCTGCGATAATCTCAACAGTCTCCGCTTCGCGCTGACAACTGTGTTCCTGATCGGCTTGATGCTGACGAACGCCATTGTGCATCTCCGGGAGCACCCAGGACGGGTTCAGAAGTATCGCGAAGGTGTCGCCGCATACCAAAACCGTTTAAACCCTTACGCCGAAGAGAGTTTATACAGACTTGCGCAAAAGGGCCCTGGAGATCTTTACAAAAAACCGTCATCGCTCCGTTTCTGCGCCGAAGGCGGGGAGATCTTCTTGGCGGACCATACTTCTATCAGCCACCGTTGGAGCACCAGCACTTTAGAAAGTTTCTGGATACTGACATATCCGTCTGTCACTCCTAATGTGAATAATGTCCGTCCAGAGGTTACCAAAGTGGATTGGGGATTCATTATTGGCTACGTTTTAAGCCTCATCGCACTCCTTTTTACGTTTGATGCTATCTCCGGTGAACGCGAACGCGGTACCCTACGATTGACCTTGGCGAATCCAATTTCGAGGCATACACTATTGATCGGCAAATTTTTAGGAGCATTGATAAGTGTTAGTATCCCGTTCACGTTCTCGGTGTTGGCGAACCTGTTGGTAATCTCTACATCAAGTGATGTTTACCTTGACGCAGATACGTGGGGACGTTTAGGTATTATCTTCTTTATCGCGCTTGTGTACACCTGTCTCTTTCTGGCGTTAGGTTTACTCGTATCTGCGCGTGTGCAGCGGAGCGCAGTCAGTCTTGTGATACTTCTGTTGACTTGGGTTACCCTTGTGGTTTTTATGCCGAATACACTTGTTTCCATTGCGGGTGGTTCCGCATCGCCTAAGTCTACGCACGGATTGTCTGAACGTTCTTGGCAACTTTATCGTGAAATTCTGGCCGAATACCGTGCTCGCCGGCGTGATATGAGTGAGAATTCGACCCAAGAGATACAGTTGGGCAGTGAGATTGTCATCAAAGAAGCGGAACAGCAGGAACAGTTGCGCGAAGAACACCTAAAGCAGCGAATTTCTCAAATGAACCGGGCGCGTGCTATCACCCTTCTTTCACCTGTCACGATTTTCCAGCATCTCCTTGAGTCGTTCGCCGGAACGGGTTTCGAGCGGCATCTGCAGTTCTTAGAGAATGTTCAATTTTATGCTCGGCAATTCCGGGAATTCATCATTGATACCGACAGAACCGATCCAGAGAGTCTCCATATCTTTGGTGTTCGTGAGGGTATGTCGCAGAAGTCTGTCCCTATAGAGGCAGTCCCAAAATTTGAAGATACGCTGAGCCTTAGCAGGGATTTCAATTCAGCGGCGGTGGATCTGTTGTTGTTAACGCTATTTGTCATAGTTCTCCTATCGGGAGCGTTCCTCGCCTTTGTCCGTGTTGAAGTTTAG
- the gatC gene encoding Asp-tRNA(Asn)/Glu-tRNA(Gln) amidotransferase subunit GatC, with amino-acid sequence MATTITVEGVRHVANLARLEFNEEETEHFTEQLARILDYIGKLNELETDHVPPTSHIHPHQVFIMGSEAEASHVAKPDVVKPSYPREEVLANAPEAAEGYFGVPRVVDRSH; translated from the coding sequence ATGGCAACCACAATTACCGTTGAAGGTGTCCGCCATGTCGCAAATTTGGCGCGTCTTGAGTTTAACGAAGAAGAGACAGAACACTTCACTGAGCAGCTTGCCCGCATTTTGGACTACATCGGGAAATTGAATGAGCTCGAGACGGATCATGTGCCACCGACATCGCACATCCACCCACATCAAGTTTTTATTATGGGGTCGGAGGCTGAGGCATCTCATGTCGCCAAGCCGGATGTTGTCAAACCCTCATACCCCCGCGAAGAGGTGCTTGCGAATGCCCCTGAAGCTGCAGAGGGATACTTCGGTGTTCCCAGAGTGGTTGACCGCAGCCACTAA